The genomic region CCCGGCTTGCCGCCTAATGCATCAACGCAAAGGCCCGAATCTTCTCCAAGAGTAAGCGCTTTTGTGAAATGCGCAATCTTTACTGCCTTCTTAACCGCATTTTCTTTAAAAGTTTTCCCATTTTCAATAATTCTTGGAGTTTTCTTAAAACTTTCTAAAGAAACAATTTCTAAATCAAATTCCCTTAAAAGATCTTTTAGCTCCTGAAGCTTTTTTTTATTCTTTGTAGCAACAACTAAACATTGCTTCTCTATCATAAAATATCACCAACAAAATTCTTTTGGATATCCACTAAATCACTAATACCTTTTTTTGCCAAATCAAGGAGTTTATCCATCTGAGTCCGGTTAAAAGGTTTTCTTTCCGCAGTCCCTTGTATTTCAATAAACTCTCCCTTGCCGGTCATAACAATATTCATATCAACCTCGGCCTGAGAATCCTCTTCATAACAAAGGTCAATTATGGGATGGCCCTGAAAAATCCCCACGCTTACAGCTGCTACGTAATCTTTAATCGGAATCTCTCCAATTAATCCTGCTTTCTTTATTTTACTTAAAGCGTCAACTAACGCGATAAAACTTCCCGTAATAGAAGCTGTACGCGTACCACCGTCTCCCTGGATTACATCGCAATCAAGCCAAATGGTCCGTTCTCCTAATTTATCCATTTCAGTTACTGTGCGCAAAGACCTGCCGACAAGACGCTGTATTTCATAAGTGCGCCCAGAA from Candidatus Omnitrophota bacterium harbors:
- the rph gene encoding ribonuclease PH, producing the protein MVRPDGRGLDKLRRIEIKRNYLKYAEGSCLIEMGNTKVICSASVEETVPPFLRNSGNGWVTAEYGMLPRSCKSRIQRNKDSGRTYEIQRLVGRSLRTVTEMDKLGERTIWLDCDVIQGDGGTRTASITGSFIALVDALSKIKKAGLIGEIPIKDYVAAVSVGIFQGHPIIDLCYEEDSQAEVDMNIVMTGKGEFIEIQGTAERKPFNRTQMDKLLDLAKKGISDLVDIQKNFVGDIL
- a CDS encoding non-canonical purine NTP pyrophosphatase → MIEKQCLVVATKNKKKLQELKDLLREFDLEIVSLESFKKTPRIIENGKTFKENAVKKAVKIAHFTKALTLGEDSGLCVDALGGKPG